A genomic segment from Lagenorhynchus albirostris chromosome X, mLagAlb1.1, whole genome shotgun sequence encodes:
- the DKC1 gene encoding H/ACA ribonucleoprotein complex subunit DKC1 — protein MADAEVLILPKKHKKKKERKSLPEEDVAEIQHAEEFLIKPESKVAQLDTSQWPLLLKNFDKLNVRTTHYTPLPCGSNPLKREIGDYIRTGFINLDKPSNPSSHEVVAWIRRILRVEKTGHSGTLDPKVTGCLIVCIERATRLVKSQQSAGKEYVGIVRLHNAIEGGTQLSRALETLTGALFQRPPLIAAVKRQLRVRTIYESKMIEYDPERRLGIFWVSCEAGTYIRTLCVHLGLLLGVGGQMQELRRVRSGVMSEKDHMVTMHDVLDAQWLYDNHKDESYLRRVVYPLEKLLTSHKRLVMKDSAVNAICYGAKIMLPGVLRYEDGIEVNQEVAVITTKGEAVCMAIALMTTAVISTCDHGIVAKIKRVIMERDTYPRKWGLGPKASQKRLMIKQGLLDKHGKPTDNTPAAWTQEYVDYSDSARKDVKAPQVVAEAVKAPKRKRESESDETSSVAPQLVKKEKKKKKDKKAKAALESVDEPGDGDSDTTKKKKKKKKIKVEIFAD, from the exons ATGGCGGACGCGGAAG tacttattTTACCGAAGAAGcataagaagaaaaaggagcGGAAATCCTTACCAGAAGAAGATGTAGCA GAAATACAACACGCTGAAGAATTCCTCATCAAACCTGAATCCAAAGTGGCTCAGTTGGACACATCTCAGTGGCCTCTGTTGCTAAAG AATTTTGATAAGCTAAATGTAAGGACAACACATTATACACCTCTTCCTTGTGGTTCAAATCCTCTGAAGAGGGAGATTGGGGACTATATCAG GACAGGTTTCATTAATCTTGACAAGCCTTCCAACCCCTCTTCCCACGAGGTGGTAGCCTGGATTCGGCGAATACTCCGGGTAGAGAAGACAGGACACAGTGGTACCCTGGATCCCAAGGTGACTGGTTGTTTAATAGTGTGCATTGAACGAGCCACTCGCTTGGTGAAATCCCAGCAGAGCGCAG GCAAAGAGTATGTGGGAATTGTCCGGCTGCACAATGCTATCGAAGGGGGGACTCAGCTTTCTAGG GCCCTAGAGACCTTGACGGGTGCCTTGTTCCAGCGACCCCCGCTCATCGCTGCAGTAAAGAGGCAGCTCCGAGTGCGGACCATCTACGAGAGCAAGATGATCGAGTATGATCCTGAAAGGAGATTAG GAATCTTCTGGGTGAGTTGTGAGGCCGGCACTTACATTCGGACGCTGTGTGTACACCTTGGTTTGTTATTGGGAGTTGGTGGTCAGATGCAGGAACTCCGGCGGGTTCGTTCCGGAGTCATGAGTGAAAAG GACCACATGGTGACGATGCACGATGTGCTGGATGCCCAGTGGCTGTATGACAACCACAAAGATGAGAGTTACCTGCGGCGAGTTGTTTACCCTTTGGAAAAGCTGTTGACCTCTCATAAACGGCTGGTCATGAAAGACAGTGCG GTGAACGCCATCTGCTATGGCGCGAAGATCATGCTCCCGGGCGTCCTCCGGTACGAGGACGGGATCGAGGTCAACCAGGAGGTGGCGGTCATCACCACCAAAGGGGAAGCTGTCTGCATGG CTATTGCATTAATGACCACGGCAGTGATCTCCACCTGTGACCATGGTATCGTAGCCAAGATCAAGAGAGTGATCATGGAGAGAGACACTTACCCTCGGAAGTGGGGTTTAGGTCCAAAA GCAAGTCAGAAGAGGCTGATGATCAAGCAGGGCCTTTTGGACAAGCACGGCAAGCCCACGGACAACACGCCTGCCGCCTGGACACAGGAGTACGTGGACTACAG CGATTCTGCCAGGAAAGACGTCAAAGCCCCCCAGGTAGTTGCCGAAGCAGTCAAAGCCCCAAAG CGGAAGCGAGAGAGTGAAAGCGATGAAAcctcttcagtggctccccagttggtcaagaaggaaaagaagaagaagaaagacaagaAGGCCAAAGCTGCTCTGGAGAGTGTGGACGAGCCGGGAGATGGG GACAGTGACACcaccaaaaagaagaagaagaagaagaaaataaaagtggaaatctTCGCTGACTAG